GAAAAATCGGAGGTTACAAAGGTGCGCAGCGCAGCTTCGCGTGACAGCGCCCGAAAACCCGACACGGTATCGGGCACATTTGTCTCGGATGCCCAGCGTACCACTGCACTACCGATATGTTGTAACGCCTTTTTCAGAGGGGAGAAATGCTCAATCTGATGCACCTGCCGGTCACCGATCACAATGTCGGCCTTGCCGGCAAGGATCGGTGCAATGAGATGCGGAATTTCGCTCCCTGGATACTGGTTGTCGGCATCGGTATTGACAATAATATCAGCACCGAGACGCAACGCGGTATCGATACCGGTCTGGTATGCGGTTGCCAGCCCCTTGTTGGCAGTATGACGTACCACATGATCAGCACCGGCATTCAGAGCGACTGTAACCGTATCATCGGTACAGCCATCATCAATAATCAACACCTCAACCTGATCCACGCCGGGGATCTGCCGGGGAACAGCACGAATGACATCGGCGATAGTATCGCGTTCGTTGAGGGCCGGAATCTGCACTATCAGTTTCATGCCCGTCCTGCTTGAATATTGTCCGGTGTCGTAAGCCGGTGAGGGCTGCCACGCAGAGTTGCCCTACCGTGCCTCGACGGGCAGCCCTGGTGGTTGCCCCTACCCTGGCTGAGAGGGACGCCACCAGGGTTGCCCCTGGCTTGCCTCAACGGAGGAGAGCCTCACGGATTGTCCCTACTTGGCACCGACCTCACCACGAATAAAGCGCTCGGTCAAATCGCGCGCTTCATAGTCGGTGAACTGGCGAGGCGGTGTCTTCATAAAATAGCTGCTGGGGCCGTAGAGTGCGCCGGCAATCCCCCGATCAAGAGCCAGTTTAGCACAGCGAATGGCATCGATCACCACGCCCGCCGAGTTGGGCGAGTCCCACACCTCCAGTTTCAGCTCCAGATTGAGCGGCACGTCGCCGAAGGTGGTGCCTTCCATACGGATGTAGCACCACTTGCGATCCCCCAGCCACGGTACATAGTCGCTCGGCCCGACGTGTACCTGTTCAGCCGGCAACTCGTACCCCAACTGTGAAGTGACGGCATTGGTCTTGCTGATCTTCTTGCTCTCCAGACGCTCACGTTCGAGCATGTTGAGAAAGTCGGTATTGCCGCCGAAATTCAACTGGTAGGTACGGTCGAGACGAACACCACGCTCCTTGAAGAGGGTTGTCAACACGCGGTGAGTGATGGTTGCACCGACCTGACTCTTGATGTCATCGCCGATAATCGGCAGCCCCTTCTCCTCGAATCGGCGTCGCCAGTATTCCTGGCTGGCAATGAAGACCGGAATGCAGTTGATAAATGCACAACCGGCATCGAGTACCTGTTCTACGTACCACTTGGTTGCCATCTCACTGCCGACCGGCAGAAAATTGACGACAACATCCGTTTTTGTCTCGCGGAGAATGCCCACAATATCGTCGGTATCGCGCTTCGATTTACGGATCACCGTACTGAGGTACTTGCCGATGCCATCGTGGGTCATCCCACGAGATACCGGTACACCCAGCTTCGGTACATCGGCGAAGCGATAGGTGTTGTTTGGTTCGGCGAAGATCGCCTCGGACAGATCACGATCAACCTTGGTATCGGCAATATCAAATGCCGCCGAGAACTCGATATCGCCAATGTGGTAGCCGCCCAGGTTGACGTGCATCAGACCGGGGATGTCATCGCCATCACGGGCATTGCGGTAGTAATGGACGCCCTGTACCAGTGAGGAGGCGCAATTGCCAACGCCAATAATCGCAACGCGGATCTTCTTGCTCACAGCGCTTCTTTCCTTTCAACACAGCTTTATGAGGCAGTAGCCGCAGCGTGGCGGCGTGGATCAACACGACATTGTACTCTTGTCGCGACACTTTGTAAAATGCCGCGTTGTGGTGCGGTGCAGGTAAGGGGGTGACCGGGCAGGAATGCGTGCAGCCTCTACACAGGGCGATGTGTTGTGCGATGCGCAGACGTTGCGCGAACGCTGCGATGGCACCTGGATTGCGCGAAACGACCGTGAAACCGTGCGATGGACGTGCATCTATACAGCGCACAGGCGTGCAGAAGCAACAAATCGGACGCGCTGGATGCCAGAGGGATACTATCCAGGCAATGCCACATCAAATCTGATACAGCCCAGTACAGGACACACGATCCAACATGGAGCCTTTCTCTCGTATGACAATGTGAACGGCCCATGCACCGCCCGTAGGGGCGGGTTCGGAACCCGCCCCTACGGGACCTGTACCTCTGTATTATGCAAGTGATTCCTACGGATCGTCGCAAATAGGATCGATAGTCACGGAGGGCCGCCTATCCGGTGCCAGGCAATGATGCACAGTATCACTCAAGGTTTGCAGACCACTGCGGGGGTAGAACCATCAGCAAGGCTTTGCTGTGAAAAAAGTCACAGCGAGCTTTGTTGCAGCATCTTATGCTGGAACACAAGGAAACTCACTCGAACCACGTAGACAGCCTGACGGTAGTGTTGATAGAGACAGGTTCACAGCAATGGGGAGATACGCCATGACCATATCAAGGTATGCTTTTGGGTTGCGGGTAGCATTCGCTGCCGGCGTCATGGTGATGCTGGTTAGCGCGCTCTGGGCAGGCTTATTACGGATCGGCTGGGCTTTACCCTTCTCACCCATCGCGCTGGCTGCGCTCCACGGTCAACTTTTCGTTGGCGGCATGCTCGGTACAGTCATTGGGCTGGAACGGGCGGTAGCGATTGGGCGCCCCTGGGCTTTTGCCGGGCCACTGTTGACTCTCAGCGGTGGATTGGGATTGCTGCTGGGATTGCCGACTACCCTCGGTGCGTTGCTTATCAGTAGCGGCAGTTTTGGCCTGCTCATCATCTTTGCCACCCTGCTCAAGCGCCAACCGGCTCGTTTTCTGATTACGATGGCGCTCGGTGGGCTGGCGTGGTTCGGCGGTAA
This genomic window from Chloroflexus aurantiacus J-10-fl contains:
- a CDS encoding glycosyltransferase family 2 protein — translated: MKLIVQIPALNERDTIADVIRAVPRQIPGVDQVEVLIIDDGCTDDTVTVALNAGADHVVRHTANKGLATAYQTGIDTALRLGADIIVNTDADNQYPGSEIPHLIAPILAGKADIVIGDRQVHQIEHFSPLKKALQHIGSAVVRWASETNVPDTVSGFRALSREAALRTFVTSDFSYTVENLIQAGKRRLTIVAVPIKTNPVQRPSRLHRGNWNFIKRQAAIIARTYTTYEPLKVFSYIALFFATPGIVLLGWAAFVFIGRRLGVLSATNDQSLLVGSILILMALIIFLIGLLADRVGGVRRLQEEILYRTRVNLVEQEAWRRTISARLDRIERALGVTVTDEPEP
- a CDS encoding myo-inositol-1-phosphate synthase, which encodes MSKKIRVAIIGVGNCASSLVQGVHYYRNARDGDDIPGLMHVNLGGYHIGDIEFSAAFDIADTKVDRDLSEAIFAEPNNTYRFADVPKLGVPVSRGMTHDGIGKYLSTVIRKSKRDTDDIVGILRETKTDVVVNFLPVGSEMATKWYVEQVLDAGCAFINCIPVFIASQEYWRRRFEEKGLPIIGDDIKSQVGATITHRVLTTLFKERGVRLDRTYQLNFGGNTDFLNMLERERLESKKISKTNAVTSQLGYELPAEQVHVGPSDYVPWLGDRKWCYIRMEGTTFGDVPLNLELKLEVWDSPNSAGVVIDAIRCAKLALDRGIAGALYGPSSYFMKTPPRQFTDYEARDLTERFIRGEVGAK